In Bacteroidota bacterium, a single window of DNA contains:
- a CDS encoding polyprenyl synthetase family protein has translation MRPNKTANRINTENTEGDNMLQSIKSEYEQYLSENTFHGVPPKLYASMNYIMAIGGKRLRPILTLLGAEISGGDLAKAMPVAHAMEVFHNFTLVHDDIMDEAPTRRGKTSLHIKENIATAILAGDNMVIASYDIILKADVPNKIQILENLSQTAREVCEGQQMDMDFEKLPSVSLEQYIEMIRLKTAVLLGCCLKCGGLSVNATPHIANTLYHFGVNIGIAFQIMDDYLDAFGKPEHTGKQLGGDILTAKKTALFNLAWENANSEQKAQLALWFDKLRTDGQLRLHHTMQLFGELKIGEAGQELMENYFTKAKEVLISSTIPISQYKPLIELIDLLRMREK, from the coding sequence ATGCGCCCGAACAAAACCGCAAACAGGATAAATACAGAAAATACAGAAGGCGATAATATGTTACAAAGCATTAAATCAGAGTACGAACAGTATTTATCTGAAAATACATTTCACGGTGTCCCTCCCAAACTTTATGCATCCATGAATTATATCATGGCAATAGGAGGAAAACGATTGAGACCGATTTTGACACTTTTGGGAGCCGAAATCAGCGGTGGAGATTTGGCTAAAGCTATGCCGGTTGCTCACGCTATGGAAGTTTTTCATAATTTTACTTTAGTGCATGATGACATCATGGATGAAGCCCCTACTCGTAGAGGCAAAACATCTCTGCATATCAAAGAAAACATTGCAACGGCAATTCTGGCGGGTGACAACATGGTAATAGCGTCTTATGATATTATCCTCAAGGCTGATGTTCCCAATAAGATTCAAATTTTAGAGAACCTTTCTCAAACTGCACGAGAAGTATGTGAAGGACAACAGATGGATATGGATTTTGAAAAATTACCGAGTGTCAGTTTGGAACAATACATTGAAATGATTAGGCTTAAAACAGCCGTTCTTTTGGGTTGTTGTTTAAAATGCGGAGGCTTGAGTGTAAATGCAACGCCCCATATTGCGAACACATTGTATCATTTTGGGGTAAATATTGGCATAGCATTTCAGATAATGGATGATTATTTGGATGCTTTTGGCAAGCCCGAACATACAGGCAAACAGCTTGGTGGAGACATTCTTACGGCAAAGAAAACAGCACTCTTTAATCTGGCATGGGAAAATGCCAATAGTGAACAAAAAGCTCAGCTTGCTTTATGGTTTGACAAATTAAGGACAGATGGGCAGTTGCGTCTGCATCATACTATGCAGCTATTTGGAGAGTTAAAAATAGGGGAGGCAGGTCAAGAGTTGATGGAGAATTATTTTACTAAAGCAAAAGAGGTTTTGATATCATCCACAATTCCGATTTCTCAATACAAACCATTGATAGAATTGATTGATTTATTGAGAATGAGGGAAAAATAG
- the rnr gene encoding ribonuclease R has translation MVHKKDNTQNIESQVVEVLEKLYGAALTYRQIGSRIRKGGYKNIKDYIPLLENLVKNGALQKLGRNKYFKPFKSAKITGRIDIKKTGQGYILSQDFPEEIVVESGMQNHALQGDLVEVAILAKRGTRVRGEVVRILERNKTTYAGILKVFKDFAFLITDYRKMHKDIFISLTHQQAKEWDGKKALVEITDWPDGAKNPFGKVVKILGNPGENEAEMNAIVAEFGFETDFPAETMAQSEAFPEEIAQDEIKRRLDLRSISTFTIDPATAKDFDDAISLREIGNDLFELGVHIADVSYYVPKGGAIDKEAQRRGTSVYLVDRTIPMLPPRLSEDLCSLNPNCDRPAFSAIFHIDTQGKVKKVKFAKTMIRSKRRFSYEEAQQILDSQKGDYVKELNIANQIAKNLRATRFKDGSMNFDSIEFKFELDGKGKPIGIKVVERGDTHFLIEEFMLLANKHVAAFGSKHYTNSKIPFVFRFHDQPNEIKLEDFKSFAAKWGYVIRVGNEHQIKTSINELMNKIKDKPEEGILSQLAIRSMAKATYTPYFSSHWGLGFETYTHFTSPIRRYPDLLVHRILFDILQGKKTHYPQMGEVEELCKKCSTAEQKAAEAERASVKYKQAEWMGEQIGKDFEGVISGVTDWGIFVELTQNKSEGLIKISSLKDDMYDYDEYNMQIVGRYYFKKHALGDKVIVRVKETNPLARTIDFTLIDNLSSKERQKDAPEQNRKQDKYRKYRRR, from the coding sequence ATGGTACATAAGAAAGATAATACACAAAATATTGAAAGTCAAGTTGTAGAGGTGCTGGAAAAGCTCTATGGCGCAGCGCTCACATATAGACAAATAGGTTCCAGAATCAGAAAGGGAGGTTATAAAAACATCAAGGATTATATTCCGCTTTTAGAGAATTTAGTTAAAAACGGAGCCCTTCAAAAATTGGGCAGAAACAAGTATTTCAAACCCTTCAAATCAGCTAAGATTACCGGTAGGATTGATATTAAAAAAACCGGACAAGGTTATATACTTTCACAAGATTTTCCGGAAGAGATTGTGGTGGAAAGCGGTATGCAAAACCACGCTTTGCAAGGCGATTTGGTTGAGGTTGCCATTCTTGCCAAAAGAGGCACAAGAGTTAGGGGAGAGGTGGTTAGGATTTTGGAACGAAACAAAACTACCTATGCGGGTATTTTAAAAGTTTTCAAAGACTTTGCGTTCCTGATTACAGATTACCGCAAGATGCACAAAGATATTTTCATCTCGCTCACACATCAGCAGGCGAAAGAATGGGATGGCAAAAAAGCTTTAGTGGAAATTACAGATTGGCCCGATGGAGCTAAAAACCCTTTCGGAAAAGTAGTGAAAATATTGGGCAATCCGGGCGAGAATGAAGCTGAAATGAATGCTATTGTTGCAGAATTCGGTTTTGAAACTGATTTTCCTGCCGAAACAATGGCTCAATCTGAAGCATTTCCTGAGGAAATCGCGCAAGACGAAATTAAACGCAGGTTGGATCTGAGAAGTATTAGTACTTTTACAATTGACCCCGCAACAGCTAAAGACTTTGATGACGCTATCTCACTCCGTGAAATTGGAAACGATTTGTTTGAACTGGGTGTGCATATTGCCGATGTGTCTTATTATGTTCCCAAAGGCGGTGCTATTGACAAAGAAGCACAGAGGCGCGGAACCAGCGTTTATTTGGTGGACAGAACCATTCCTATGCTTCCTCCACGACTTTCTGAAGACCTATGCTCACTAAATCCAAATTGCGACAGACCGGCTTTTTCTGCTATTTTTCATATTGATACACAGGGAAAAGTTAAAAAGGTAAAATTTGCCAAAACAATGATTCGCTCCAAACGTAGATTCAGCTATGAAGAAGCACAACAGATTTTGGATTCCCAAAAAGGCGATTATGTTAAAGAACTTAATATTGCCAATCAAATAGCCAAAAACCTCCGAGCCACCCGTTTCAAAGATGGCTCCATGAATTTTGACAGCATAGAATTCAAATTTGAACTTGATGGAAAGGGTAAGCCCATTGGAATCAAGGTGGTAGAACGTGGGGACACACATTTTTTGATAGAAGAATTTATGTTATTGGCAAACAAACATGTTGCGGCTTTTGGAAGTAAGCATTATACAAATTCTAAAATCCCTTTTGTTTTCCGCTTCCACGACCAACCTAATGAAATCAAATTGGAAGATTTTAAATCATTTGCAGCCAAATGGGGATATGTAATCCGAGTGGGGAACGAACATCAGATAAAAACATCCATTAACGAACTGATGAATAAAATCAAAGACAAACCCGAAGAAGGGATTCTGTCGCAATTAGCCATTCGCTCCATGGCAAAAGCAACCTATACCCCTTATTTCTCAAGCCATTGGGGGCTTGGATTTGAAACATATACCCATTTTACATCACCCATCAGAAGATATCCGGACTTGTTAGTACACAGAATTTTATTTGATATTTTGCAAGGGAAAAAAACTCACTATCCGCAAATGGGAGAGGTTGAAGAACTCTGCAAAAAATGCAGTACTGCCGAACAAAAAGCCGCTGAAGCAGAACGCGCTTCGGTTAAATACAAACAGGCAGAATGGATGGGAGAGCAAATCGGGAAAGATTTTGAAGGAGTTATCAGTGGGGTAACGGATTGGGGGATTTTTGTTGAACTCACACAAAACAAAAGTGAAGGATTGATTAAAATTTCTTCTCTCAAAGATGATATGTATGATTATGATGAATACAATATGCAAATTGTGGGCAGATATTATTTTAAGAAACATGCACTCGGAGACAAAGTTATCGTCAGAGTCAAAGAAACCAATCCACTGGCAAGAACCATTGATTTTACACTCATCGACAACTTGAGTTCAAAAGAACGCCAAAAAGATGCGCCCGAACAAAACCGCAAACAGGATAAATACAGAAAATACAGAAGGCGATAA
- a CDS encoding ABC transporter ATP-binding protein gives MQEQPLLRFQSLKISFRNPLGKMIEAVKGIDLEVNSAEILGIIGESGSGKSVTFLSLMKLLSNTAKVEGHAFFTAQGKDEIDLYALAPKERRKLALQNIAYIFQDALAALNPSLKIGKQMRECVLEQINTKHKDAKCLQMLEEVMPGLSARAFNSYPHQLSGGQRQRVMIAMALLNKPDLLIADEPTTALDPEVQDNILNLLLQMVRKFGTTLILISHDIQSVAGFCDRIAVFYQGALVETGKTEQIVKTPQHPYTKALLSCRPNSRNEGYFLSTISDFMQEQTPQSEKFATLKIGESNLMVAKEVSKIYDKKFKALEPLTFSIKKGECVGVIGQSGSGKSTLAKILVRLESANTGELLYSDNINQSKIQMVFQDPFASLNPAISVGSAIDEVLQIHQPSLSKLKRKEKIAALLEETGVDSTMANKKPQAFSGGQRQRICIARALATEPEILVCDEAVSALDVSVQAQVLNLLKKLQFDRGLSLVFITHDMNVAKHICNRILVLKDGRLVEEGNTSELFNNPQNDYTKKILSYYHA, from the coding sequence GTGCAGGAACAGCCACTACTTAGATTTCAATCGCTGAAAATTTCTTTCAGAAACCCACTTGGCAAAATGATTGAGGCGGTCAAAGGAATTGACTTGGAAGTGAATAGTGCCGAGATTTTGGGAATCATTGGAGAGTCCGGTTCCGGAAAGTCTGTTACTTTTCTCTCATTGATGAAACTCTTGTCAAACACGGCAAAGGTAGAAGGACATGCCTTTTTCACTGCCCAAGGCAAAGACGAAATCGACCTATATGCTCTTGCTCCAAAAGAACGAAGGAAACTTGCACTGCAAAACATAGCCTATATTTTTCAAGATGCATTGGCAGCACTCAATCCATCTCTAAAAATTGGTAAGCAAATGCGAGAATGTGTTCTGGAGCAAATCAATACAAAACACAAAGATGCAAAGTGTTTGCAAATGCTCGAAGAAGTGATGCCGGGACTGAGTGCAAGAGCATTTAACAGCTATCCGCACCAACTATCGGGCGGACAAAGACAAAGAGTGATGATTGCTATGGCTTTGCTTAATAAACCCGATTTGTTGATTGCAGACGAGCCTACAACCGCACTTGACCCGGAGGTGCAAGACAATATTCTGAATCTGCTGTTGCAAATGGTTCGCAAATTTGGCACCACGCTGATTTTAATTTCACATGATATACAAAGTGTTGCCGGTTTCTGTGACCGAATCGCTGTATTTTATCAAGGTGCTTTGGTTGAAACAGGAAAAACAGAACAAATCGTTAAAACTCCTCAACACCCTTATACCAAAGCCCTATTGAGCTGTCGTCCCAATAGCAGAAACGAAGGATATTTTCTGTCAACTATCAGTGATTTTATGCAAGAGCAAACACCACAATCGGAAAAATTTGCAACACTCAAAATAGGAGAAAGCAACTTGATGGTAGCCAAAGAAGTCAGTAAAATCTATGATAAAAAATTTAAGGCATTAGAGCCCTTGACTTTCAGCATAAAAAAAGGAGAATGTGTGGGTGTCATTGGTCAGTCAGGCTCCGGCAAATCGACCCTTGCAAAAATCTTAGTTAGATTAGAGTCCGCCAATACCGGTGAACTCTTGTATTCTGACAATATTAACCAATCCAAAATTCAGATGGTTTTTCAGGATCCTTTTGCTTCGCTCAACCCCGCAATCTCTGTGGGTAGTGCCATAGACGAAGTGTTGCAAATTCACCAACCTTCGCTATCTAAATTGAAAAGAAAGGAAAAGATTGCAGCACTATTGGAAGAGACGGGTGTGGACAGCACTATGGCAAACAAAAAACCACAAGCCTTTTCAGGCGGACAAAGACAGAGAATCTGCATCGCACGTGCGCTGGCAACCGAACCTGAAATATTAGTATGTGATGAAGCCGTTTCGGCACTTGACGTTTCTGTGCAAGCTCAAGTGTTAAACTTGCTTAAAAAATTGCAATTCGACAGAGGCTTAAGTCTTGTCTTTATTACACACGACATGAATGTAGCCAAACATATTTGCAACAGAATTTTAGTGCTAAAGGACGGTCGATTAGTGGAAGAAGGAAATACCTCAGAATTATTTAACAACCCCCAAAACGATTATACAAAGAAGATTTTGTCTTATTATCATGCATAA
- a CDS encoding YihY/virulence factor BrkB family protein, producing the protein MSTLIKILKRIYRKLLAFLINIADSIYPPGFEGASLFEIGELFFAYVGKQRFNLFAGALSFNFFLALFPSIIFLFTLIAYFPIHDIQGKVLGMMEDFLPDATFKTIQETVADILSIQRTGLLSVGFLTAVYFASNGFHNLMKAFESSMEEDIRKKRNFFKKRLRSIGMTFIIAMLLVIAIIVKLGSVYISSLIADLGVNQLILNLSLSIFEVLILATLVFFIISFIYYIGHSSIEKWKFFSPGSIVATVLSLAMTYIFSFYVNHFNAYNKVYGSIGAIITLMLVIYVNVYSILIGYELNHSINKVSIKKMREAKKMNKIKL; encoded by the coding sequence ATGAGTACATTAATAAAGATATTGAAAAGAATATACCGTAAACTCCTTGCGTTTTTAATCAACATTGCCGATTCTATCTATCCCCCGGGATTTGAAGGAGCTTCACTCTTTGAAATAGGCGAATTGTTCTTTGCTTATGTGGGCAAACAAAGGTTTAATCTCTTTGCCGGAGCTTTGTCTTTCAACTTTTTTTTGGCACTTTTTCCTTCCATTATATTCTTGTTCACATTGATAGCGTATTTCCCCATACATGATATTCAGGGCAAAGTGCTGGGTATGATGGAAGATTTTCTGCCGGATGCTACTTTCAAAACCATACAAGAAACCGTTGCCGACATATTGAGCATACAAAGAACAGGTCTGTTGAGTGTGGGTTTTTTGACGGCTGTATATTTTGCCAGCAATGGCTTTCACAACCTGATGAAAGCCTTTGAATCTTCCATGGAAGAGGATATCCGTAAAAAAAGAAATTTCTTCAAAAAACGACTCCGCAGCATTGGGATGACTTTTATTATTGCAATGTTGTTGGTAATTGCCATTATTGTCAAATTGGGCAGTGTTTACATCTCCTCTTTGATTGCAGATTTGGGAGTGAATCAACTGATATTAAATTTGAGCTTGAGTATTTTTGAGGTGCTGATATTGGCAACTCTGGTATTTTTTATTATTTCTTTCATTTATTACATCGGACATTCGAGTATTGAAAAATGGAAATTCTTTTCACCGGGTAGTATTGTGGCTACGGTTTTATCTTTGGCAATGACCTATATTTTTTCTTTTTATGTTAATCATTTTAACGCTTACAACAAGGTCTATGGCTCCATTGGCGCAATCATTACTTTGATGTTGGTGATTTATGTCAATGTCTATTCCATTTTGATTGGTTATGAGCTGAATCACAGCATTAACAAGGTTTCCATCAAAAAAATGAGGGAAGCAAAAAAAATGAATAAGATAAAATTATAG
- a CDS encoding class I SAM-dependent methyltransferase — protein MSLRSVALLPEYIGYLLLAKSRHGTHSPFVYEFAENVLYKRFDNALFYDIELVRQNMLSSSAQIQVEDFGATNKAQYKASLPKLVARSSKNSKYAKLLYRICQYYQPEITIELGTNFGISAMYQAAGLRHGKLFTIEGSLKIAEVAYYNFQKIGFGEKIQLLHGVFDKALPALLEQLPRVDYAFIDGNHRKEATLKYFEMLLAKSHNNTIFVFDDIRWSAEMQECWDWIKSHERVTVTIDLFFMGIVFLRKEQEKEHFVLRF, from the coding sequence ATGTCGTTGAGAAGTGTAGCTCTTTTGCCTGAATACATCGGCTATTTGCTCTTAGCTAAAAGCAGACACGGTACGCACTCTCCATTTGTATATGAATTTGCAGAAAATGTGCTCTACAAACGTTTTGACAATGCATTGTTCTATGACATTGAACTTGTGCGTCAAAATATGCTCAGTTCGTCCGCACAGATTCAAGTAGAGGATTTTGGCGCAACAAACAAGGCTCAATACAAAGCATCGCTACCCAAGTTGGTGGCACGTTCATCCAAAAATAGTAAGTATGCAAAACTGCTGTACCGCATTTGCCAATACTATCAGCCTGAAATTACGATTGAACTCGGTACGAACTTTGGAATCAGTGCCATGTACCAGGCAGCAGGGTTGAGACATGGCAAACTATTTACTATTGAAGGTAGTCTGAAAATTGCTGAAGTGGCTTATTATAATTTCCAAAAAATAGGTTTTGGTGAAAAAATTCAACTGCTGCACGGAGTGTTTGATAAAGCATTACCCGCATTGTTAGAGCAACTCCCAAGGGTTGATTACGCTTTTATAGATGGCAACCACCGCAAAGAGGCCACATTGAAGTATTTTGAAATGCTGCTTGCTAAGTCTCACAACAACACAATTTTTGTTTTTGATGATATTCGCTGGAGCGCAGAGATGCAGGAATGTTGGGATTGGATTAAAAGTCATGAAAGAGTTACAGTAACGATTGATTTATTTTTCATGGGAATTGTATTTTTGCGCAAAGAACAAGAAAAAGAACATTTTGTATTAAGATTTTAA
- a CDS encoding DUF349 domain-containing protein, which produces MRWSKIEYFSIFAPLYQDYIGIAMTEKQEQDKLHEEVEEKKIHALESAGNKHEEEDEFDESESNSDRTDYSGFDKDDFVKKAKELIFAPSITDAHESYKKMRILFDDMVKSEREQMLKEFVAAGNEPREFRVPVDEQKNEFYQAYTQFLERRAAEFARAEEEKLLNLKLKNQILDKIRVLTDSEETENSLDELKKLQQEWRQIRRVPRDRMEELWEKYRVLMDKFYDKLSIYHELKELDRQKNLEAKIDLIKKAGELLEEKTSVKHSHILLNKLHEDYKTIGPVPKEFTEDIWQRFKAASDKVIERNKAVIEDLKEKRKHNLDLKTVICDKVQQIASLEYKTPKEWNQKTIEIEALFEEWKGIGPVPESVSDQIWKRFREAQNAFYKNRKEFFAAINQNKDKNYELKIKLCEKAEKLSDSNDFDRTGLELIKLQEEWKTIGAVPGKQSEEIWTRFRAACDTFFKRRDIHRTAAKEDEKENLKAKEALLLKLQTLQDSKEEDKSKVIDELRNVQREWSKVGFVPKAKFADINKKYENLNDAILAKHKLSGDEFKQGRLKEHYEMLAQKPNSFGALKDEERKLSGRIRILSEEIKTFENNLGFFANSKGADALKKQFEGKISKTREQIEKLEAELKMLRSVMRK; this is translated from the coding sequence TTGAGGTGGTCAAAGATAGAGTATTTTTCTATCTTTGCACCCCTTTATCAGGATTATATAGGGATAGCAATGACCGAAAAACAAGAACAAGACAAACTGCACGAAGAGGTTGAAGAAAAAAAAATTCATGCGCTGGAGAGTGCCGGAAACAAACATGAAGAGGAAGATGAGTTTGATGAATCCGAGTCCAACTCAGACCGAACCGATTACTCGGGTTTTGACAAAGATGACTTTGTTAAAAAAGCCAAAGAATTAATTTTTGCGCCCAGCATTACAGATGCCCACGAATCATACAAAAAGATGAGAATTCTTTTTGATGATATGGTCAAAAGTGAAAGAGAACAGATGCTCAAAGAATTTGTGGCTGCCGGCAATGAGCCCAGAGAATTCAGAGTGCCGGTTGACGAACAAAAGAATGAATTTTATCAAGCTTATACTCAGTTTCTTGAACGAAGAGCAGCAGAATTTGCCAGAGCAGAAGAAGAAAAACTGCTTAATCTGAAACTAAAAAATCAAATTTTAGACAAAATCCGAGTGCTGACAGATTCTGAGGAGACAGAAAACAGTTTGGATGAACTCAAAAAACTCCAACAAGAATGGCGACAAATTCGCAGAGTCCCCCGCGATCGCATGGAAGAACTATGGGAAAAATACCGTGTTTTGATGGATAAGTTTTATGATAAATTGAGTATTTATCATGAGCTCAAAGAGTTGGATCGCCAGAAAAACTTAGAAGCCAAAATCGACCTAATCAAAAAAGCAGGAGAGTTGTTGGAAGAGAAAACCTCAGTTAAGCACTCTCATATTTTGTTGAATAAACTGCATGAAGACTATAAAACCATAGGACCGGTGCCCAAAGAATTCACAGAAGATATTTGGCAACGCTTCAAGGCAGCATCAGACAAAGTAATTGAGCGAAACAAAGCAGTTATTGAAGATCTGAAAGAAAAGCGCAAGCACAATTTAGACCTCAAAACTGTTATTTGTGATAAAGTACAGCAGATTGCATCATTGGAATACAAGACTCCCAAAGAATGGAATCAAAAAACAATCGAAATTGAAGCCCTGTTTGAAGAATGGAAAGGTATTGGACCCGTGCCTGAATCCGTAAGTGACCAAATTTGGAAGCGTTTTAGAGAGGCTCAAAATGCTTTTTATAAAAATCGAAAAGAGTTCTTTGCTGCAATCAATCAGAATAAAGATAAGAATTATGAGCTTAAAATCAAACTGTGCGAAAAGGCTGAAAAACTTAGCGACAGCAATGATTTTGACAGAACCGGACTTGAATTGATTAAGTTACAGGAAGAGTGGAAAACCATTGGTGCTGTCCCCGGAAAACAATCCGAAGAGATTTGGACTCGTTTCAGAGCCGCTTGTGATACATTTTTTAAACGCAGAGATATTCACAGAACTGCTGCCAAAGAGGACGAAAAAGAGAACCTCAAGGCTAAAGAAGCACTTTTGTTGAAGTTGCAAACCCTGCAAGACAGTAAAGAAGAAGATAAAAGCAAAGTCATTGATGAGCTTCGCAATGTTCAAAGAGAGTGGTCTAAGGTAGGTTTTGTGCCTAAAGCCAAATTTGCAGATATCAATAAGAAATACGAGAATCTGAATGATGCAATTCTAGCTAAACACAAGCTTTCAGGAGACGAATTCAAGCAAGGCAGACTCAAAGAACATTACGAAATGTTAGCGCAAAAGCCCAATAGTTTCGGGGCTTTAAAGGATGAAGAAAGGAAGCTTTCCGGCAGAATCAGAATACTCTCGGAAGAGATAAAAACATTTGAAAATAACCTTGGATTTTTTGCTAATTCCAAAGGTGCGGATGCCCTCAAGAAGCAATTTGAAGGAAAAATATCAAAAACCCGTGAACAAATTGAGAAGTTAGAAGCAGAACTCAAGATGCTTCGCTCCGTAATGCGTAAATAA
- a CDS encoding hydroxymethylglutaryl-CoA lyase: MTVKIIECPRDAMQGIHNQIPTALKIEYINALLSCNFDILDCGSFVSAQAIPQLADTKQVLQNIDDKGNTKLLVIIANLRGAEEACQIAKIDYLGYPFSVSDTFQRRNTNHGREESYELLGQIQHLAIQSGKEVVAYISMGFGNPYKEAWSVELVEEWVSKIIVLGIKQISLSDTIGKASPHDITTLFSHLIPKFPEIEFGAHLHTRPDNWLHNVEAAYQAGCRRFDGAIKGFGGCPFAEDELTGNLPTENLISFLDAVGESHRIDKKKLEDALLLATRVFN, translated from the coding sequence ATGACAGTAAAGATAATTGAGTGTCCGAGAGATGCGATGCAAGGCATTCATAATCAGATACCCACTGCGCTGAAAATTGAATATATCAATGCACTTTTATCTTGCAATTTTGACATATTGGACTGTGGCAGTTTTGTTTCAGCACAAGCTATTCCGCAACTTGCAGACACCAAGCAAGTGTTGCAAAACATTGACGACAAGGGCAACACAAAATTGCTCGTTATTATTGCTAATCTGCGCGGAGCAGAAGAAGCTTGTCAAATTGCCAAGATTGATTATTTGGGCTATCCCTTTTCGGTGTCGGATACTTTCCAAAGACGCAATACAAATCATGGAAGGGAAGAGTCGTACGAACTGTTGGGACAGATTCAGCATCTGGCTATTCAATCGGGCAAAGAGGTAGTAGCCTATATTTCAATGGGGTTTGGTAATCCATACAAAGAAGCATGGTCTGTCGAATTAGTAGAAGAATGGGTGAGCAAAATAATTGTACTCGGAATCAAACAAATTTCATTAAGCGACACTATCGGAAAAGCAAGCCCACACGATATTACAACCTTATTTTCTCATTTAATTCCAAAATTCCCGGAAATAGAATTTGGTGCACATTTGCATACCCGACCGGACAACTGGTTGCACAATGTAGAAGCTGCTTACCAAGCAGGGTGCAGAAGATTTGATGGGGCTATCAAAGGATTTGGCGGTTGTCCTTTTGCCGAAGACGAATTAACCGGAAATTTACCTACTGAAAACCTCATATCATTCTTGGATGCTGTGGGTGAATCACACAGAATAGACAAGAAAAAACTTGAAGATGCACTTCTATTAGCTACCCGTGTCTTCAATTAA